The Bubalus bubalis isolate 160015118507 breed Murrah chromosome 16, NDDB_SH_1, whole genome shotgun sequence genome window below encodes:
- the MADD gene encoding MAP kinase-activating death domain protein isoform X42, with protein sequence MVQKKKSCPRLLDYLVIVGARHPSSDSVAQTPELLRRYPLEDHAEFPLPPDVVFFCQPEGCLSVRQRRMTLRDDTSFVFTLTDKDTGVTRYGICVNFYRSFQKRVPKEKGEAGPGSRGKEGPRAPCVSEEVGPKTSESGPSLQPPSADSTPDVSQSPRARRRAKAGSRSRNSTLTSLCVLSHYPFFSTFRECLYTLKRLVDCCSERLLGKKLGLPRGIQRDTVWRIFTGSLLVEEKSSALLHDLREIEAWIYRLLRSPVPVSGQKRVDIEVLPQELQQALTFALPDPSRFTLVDFPLHLPLELLGVDACLQVLTCILLEHKVVLQSRDYNALSMSVMAFVAMIYPLEYMFPVIPLLPTCMASAEQLLLAPTPYIIGVPASFFLYKLDFKMPDDVWLVDLDSNRVLAPTNAEVLPILPEPESLELKKHLKQALASMSLNTQPILNLEKFHEGQEIPLLLGRPSNDLQSTPSTEFNPLIYGNDVDSVDVATRVAMVRFFNSPNVLQGFQMHTRTLRLFPRPVVAFQAGSFLASRPRQTPFAEKLARTQAVEYFGEWILNPTNYAFQRIHNNMFDPALIGDKPKWYAHQLQPIHYRVYDSGSQLAEALSLPPERDSDSDPTDDSGSDSMDYDDSSSSYSSLGDFVSEMMKCDINGDTPNVDPLTHAALGDASEVAIDELQNQKEAEEPGLDGENSQENPPLRSSSSTTASSSPSTIIHGASSEPVDSAETDDKAAGGVPKSLPTVPPSMGKCSVDRHQTETGEGAQKLLRPNSLKLASDSDAESDSRASSPTSTVSNNSTEGFGGIMSFASSLYRNHSTSFSLSNLTLPTKGAREKSTPFPSLKVFGLNTLMEIVTEAGPGSGEGHRRALVDQKSSVIKHSPTVKREPPSPQGRASNSSENQQFLKEVVHSVLDGQGVGWLNMKKVRRLLESEQLRVFVLSKLNRTVQSEDEARQDVIPDVEVSRKVYKGMLDLLKCTVLSLEQSFAHAGLGGMASIFGLLEIAQTHYYSKEPDKRKRSPTESISTPVGKDPGLAGRGDPKAMAQLRVPQLGPLAPSAPGKSPKELDTRSLKEENFVASIELWSKHQEVKKQKALEKQRPEVIKPTFDLGETDEKKSQVSADSGVSLTSGSQRTDPDSVIGVSPTVMIRSSSQDSEVSNSSGETLGADSDLSSSAGDGPGGEGSAHLAGSRGTLSDSEIETNSATSAIFGKAHSLKPSVKEKLVGSPVRSSEDVSQRVYLYEGLLGRDKGSMWDQLEDAAMETFSISKERSTLWDQMQFWEDAFLDAVMLEREGMGMDQGPQEMIDRYLSLGEHDRKRLEDDEDRLLATLLHNLISYMLLMKVNKNDIRKKVRRLMGKSHIGLVYSQQINEVLDQLANLNGRDLSVRSSGSRHMKKQTFVVHAGTDTNGDIFFMEVCDDCVVLRSNIGTVYERWWYEKLINMTYCPKTKVLCLWRRNGSETQLNKFYTKKCRELYYCVKDSMERAAARQQSIKPGPELGGEFPVQDMKTGEGGLLQVTLEGINLKFMHNQVFIELNHIKKCNTVRGVFVLEEFVPEIKEVVSHKYKTPMAHEICYSVLCLFSYVAAVRSSEEDLRTPPRPVSS encoded by the exons ATGGTGCAAAAGAAGAAGTCCTGTCCTCGGTTACTTGACTACCTGGTGATCGTAGGGGCCAG GCACCCGAGCAGTGACAGTGTGGCCCAGACTCCGGAACTGCTACGGCGGTACCCGCTAGAGGACCACGCGGAGTTTCCCCTGCCCCCAGATGTCGTGTTCTTCTGCCAGCCGGAGGGCTGCCTGAGCGTGCGGCAGCGGCGCATGACCCTGCGGGATGACACCTCTTTTGTCTTCACCCTCACGGACAAGGACACTGGCGTCACCCGATACGGCATCTGCGTCAACTTCTACCGCTCCTTCCAAAAGCGCGTGCCTAAGGAAAAGGGGGAGGCCGGGCCAGGGTCCAGGGGGAAGGAAGGGCCCCGAGCCCCCTGCGTCTCAGAGGAGGTGGGTCCCAAGACCTCGGAGAGCGGCCCATCCCTGCAGCCGCCCAGTGCCGACTCCACCCCGGACGTGAGCCAGTCTCCGCGGGCCAGACGTCGGGCCAAGGCGGGGAGCCGGTCTCGCAACAGCACGCTGACATCCCTGTGCGTGCTCAGCCACTACCCCTTCTTCTCCACCTTCCGCGAGTGTCTGTACACCCTCAAGCGTCTGGTGGACTGCTGCAGCGAGCGCCTGCTGGGCAAGAAACTGGGCCTCCCTCGAGGCATACAGAG GGACACCGTGTGGCGCATCTTTACTGGATCGTTGTTAGTGGAGGAGAAGTCAAGCGCCCTGCTGCATGACCTCCGGGAGATTGAGGCCTGGATCTACCGGTTGCTGCGCTCCCCAGTACCTGTCTCGGGGCAGAAGCGAGTGGACATTGAGGTCCTGCCCCAGGAACTCCAGCAGGCTCTGACCTTTGCTCTCCCAGACCCCTCTCGATTCACCCTAGTGGACTTCCCGCTGCACCTCCCCCTGGAGCTTCTGGGTGTGGACGCCTGTCTACAGGTGCTCACCTGCATCCTGTTAGAGCACAAG GTTGTGCTCCAGTCCCGAGACTACAATGCACTCTCCATGTCCGTGATGGCCTTTGTGGCGATGATCTACCCCTTGGAGTATATGTTTCCTGTTATCCCGCTGCTGCCCACCTGCATGGCGTCGGCAGAACAG CTGCTCTTGGCTCCAACACCATACATCATCGGGGTCCCTGCCAGCTTCTTCCTCTACAAACTGGACTTCAAAATGCCTGATGACGTGTGGCTAGTAGATCTGGACAGCAATAGG GTGCTTGCCCCCACTAATGCGGAAGTGCTGCCTATCCTGCCGGAGCCGGAATCGTTAGAGTTGAAGAAGCATTTGAAGCAG GCCCTCGCCAGCATGAGTCTCAACACCCAACCCATCCTCAATCTGGAGAAATTCCACGAGGGCCAGGAGATCCCCCTTCTCCTGGGAAGGCCTTCTAATGACCTGCAGTCCACACCTTCCACCGAGTTCAACCCGCTCATCTACGGCAATGATGTGGATTCGGTGGATGTTGCAACCAG AGTGGCCATGGTCCGTTTCTTCAACTCCCCCAACGTGCTGCAGGGCTTTCAGATGCACACACGTACCCTACGTCTCTTCCCCCGGCCCGTGGTGGCTTTCCAAGCCGGCTCCTTTCTAGCCTCACGCCCCCGGCAGACTCCTTTCGCCGAGAAACTGGCCAGGACTCAGGCCGTGGAATACTTTGGAGAATGGATCCTGAACCCCACCAACTACGCCTTCCAGCGGATTCACAACA ACATGTTCGATCCAGCTCTGATTGGCGACAAGCCCAAGTGGTATGCCCACCAGCTGCAGCCCATTCACTATCGAGTGTATGACAGCGGTTCCCAGCTGGCCGAGGCGCTGAGCCTGCCGCCCGAGCGAGACTCGGACTCGGACCCAACCGACGACAG CGGGAGTGACAGCATGGATTATGACGATTCAAGCTCTTCTTACTCTTCCCTTGGTGACTTTGTCAGCGAGATGATGAAATGCGATATCAACGGTGATACTCCTA ACGTGGACCCTCTGACACACGCAGCACTGGGAGATGCCAGCGAGGTGGCGATTGATGAGCTGCAGAAccagaaggaggcagaggaacCCGGCCTGGATGGCGAGAACTCCCAGGAAAACCCGCCCCTGCGCTCCAGCTCCAGCACCACCGCGAGCAGTAGCCCCAGCACCATCATCCACGGTGCCAGCTCT GAACCTGTCGACTCAGCGGAGACGGACGATAAGGCGGCAGGAGGCGTCCCCAAGTCCCTCCCCACCGTGCCTCCCAGCATGGGCAAGTGCAGCGTGGACAGACATCAGACAGAAACCGGAGAGGG GGCTCAAAAGCTGCTGCGGCCCAACAGCTTGAAACTGGCAAGTGACTCAGACGCAGAGTCGGACTCTCGAGCGAGCTCGCCCACCTCCACTGTCTCCAACAACAGCACGGAGGGCTTCGGGGGCATCATGTCTTTCGCCA GCAGCCTGTATCGGAACCACAGCACCAGCTTCAGCCTTTCGAACCTCACGCTGCCCACCAAAGGAGCCCGAGAGAAGAGCACGCCCTTCCCCAGTCTGAAAG TATTTGGGCTAAATACTCTAATGGAGATTGTTACTGAAGCCGGCCCCGGGAGTGGTGAAG GGCACAGGCGGGCCTTGGTGGACCAGAAGTCGTCCGTCATTAAACACAGCCCGACCGTGAAGAGAGAGCCCCCATCACCCCAGGGCCGAGCCAGCAACTCTAG TGAGAACCAGCAGTTCCTGAAGGAGGTGGTGCACAGCGTGCTGGACGGCCAGGGCGTCGGCTGGCTCAACATGAAGAAGGTGCGGCGGCTGCTGGAGAGCGAGCAGCTGCGCGTCTTCGTCCTGAGCAAGCTGAACCGCACGGTGCAGTCCGAGGATGAGGCCCGGCAGGACGTCATCCCCGACGTG GAGGTCAGCCGGAAGGTGTACAAGGGCATGTTGGATCTGCTCAAGTGCACGGTCCTCAGTCTGGAGCAGTCCTTCGCCCACGCCGGCCTGGGTGGCATGGCCAGCATCTTCGGGCTTCTGGAGATCGCCCAGACCCACTACTACAGTAAAG AACCAGACAAGCGGAAGAGAAGTCCCACGGAGAGCATCAGTACACCAGTCGGCAAGGATCCTGGCCTGGCTGGGCGGGGGGACCCAAAGGCCATGGCACAGCTGAGGGTCCCCCAGCTGGGACCTCTGGCACCAAGTGCCCCAGGAAAGAGTCCCAAGGAACTGGACACCAGAAGTCTAAAGGAAGAGAACTTTGTGGCATCTATCG AATTGTGGAGCAAGCACCaggaagtgaaaaagcaaaaagctTTGGAAAAACAGA GGCCTGAAGTAATCAAACCCACCTTTGACCTTGGTGAGACCGACGAGAAAAAGTCCCAGGTCAGCGCAGACAGTGGTGTGAGCCTGACATCTGGTTCCCAG AGGACCGATCCAGACTCTGTCATCGGTGTGAGTCCCACTGTGATGATCCGAAGCTCAAGTCAGGACTCTGAA GTGAGCAACAGCTCCGGAGAGACCCTGGGAGCAGACAGCGACCTCAGCAGCAGTGCGGGCGATGGCCCAGGCGGCGAGGGCAGCGCCCACTTGGCAGGCTCTCGGGGCACCTTGTCTGACAGCGAGATCGAGACCAACTCTGCCACCAGTGCCATCTTT GGTAAAGCCCATAGCTTGAAGCCAAGTGTGAAGGAGAAGCTGGTGGGCAGCCCAGTTCGCTCTTCTGAAGACGTCAGCCAGCGAGTCTACCTCTACGAGGGACTCCTAG GAAGGGACAAAGGATCGATGTGGGACCAGTTAGAGGACGCTGCTATGGAGACCTTTTCTATAA GCAAAGAGCGTTCTACTTTATGGGACCAAATGCAGTTCTGGGAAGACGCGTTCCTAGATGCCGTGATGTTGGAGAGAGAAGGAATGGGCATGGACCAGGGTCCCCAGGAAATGATAGACAG GTACCTGTCCCTGGGAGAACACGACCGGAAGCGCCTGGAGGACGATGAAGACCGTCTGCTGGCCACACTCTTGCACAACCTCATCTCGTACATGCTGCTGATGAAG GTAAATAAGAATGACATCCGGAAGAAGGTGAGGCGCCTGATGGGAAAGTCCCATATTGGGCTTGTGTACAGTCAGCAAATCAATGAAGTCCTTGACCAGCTGGCTAACCTG AATGGACGAGATCTCTCCGTCCGGTCCAGTGGCAGCCGGCACATGAAGAAGCAGACATTCGTGGTACATGCAGGGACAGACACGAATGGAGATATCTTTTTCATGGAG GTGTGTGACGACTGCGTGGTGCTGCGCAGTAACATCGGGACGGTGTACGAGCGCTGGTGGTACGAGAAACTCATCAACATGACCTACTGCCCCAAGACCAAGGTGCTGTGTTTGTGGCGCAGAAATGGCTCCGAGACCCAGCTCAACAAGTTCTACACTAAGAAG TGTCGGGAGCTGTACTACTGCGTGAAGGACAGCATGGAGCGCGCCGCCGCCCGCCAGCAGAGCATCAAGCCGG GGCCGGAACTGGGTGGCGAGTTCCCCGTGCAGGACATGAAGACTGGCGAGGGGGGCTTGCTGCAGGTCACCCTCGAAGGGATCAACCTCAAGTTCATGCACAACCAG GTTTTCATAGAGCTGAATCACATTAAAAAGTGCAATACAGTCCGAGGCGTCTTTGTCCTGGAGGAATTTG
- the MADD gene encoding MAP kinase-activating death domain protein isoform X40 — protein sequence MVQKKKSCPRLLDYLVIVGARHPSSDSVAQTPELLRRYPLEDHAEFPLPPDVVFFCQPEGCLSVRQRRMTLRDDTSFVFTLTDKDTGVTRYGICVNFYRSFQKRVPKEKGEAGPGSRGKEGPRAPCVSEEVGPKTSESGPSLQPPSADSTPDVSQSPRARRRAKAGSRSRNSTLTSLCVLSHYPFFSTFRECLYTLKRLVDCCSERLLGKKLGLPRGIQRDTVWRIFTGSLLVEEKSSALLHDLREIEAWIYRLLRSPVPVSGQKRVDIEVLPQELQQALTFALPDPSRFTLVDFPLHLPLELLGVDACLQVLTCILLEHKVVLQSRDYNALSMSVMAFVAMIYPLEYMFPVIPLLPTCMASAEQLLLAPTPYIIGVPASFFLYKLDFKMPDDVWLVDLDSNRVLAPTNAEVLPILPEPESLELKKHLKQALASMSLNTQPILNLEKFHEGQEIPLLLGRPSNDLQSTPSTEFNPLIYGNDVDSVDVATRVAMVRFFNSPNVLQGFQMHTRTLRLFPRPVVAFQAGSFLASRPRQTPFAEKLARTQAVEYFGEWILNPTNYAFQRIHNNMFDPALIGDKPKWYAHQLQPIHYRVYDSGSQLAEALSLPPERDSDSDPTDDSGSDSMDYDDSSSSYSSLGDFVSEMMKCDINGDTPNVDPLTHAALGDASEVAIDELQNQKEAEEPGLDGENSQENPPLRSSSSTTASSSPSTIIHGASSEPVDSAETDDKAAGGVPKSLPTVPPSMGKCSVDRHQTETGEGSVRRQTSDSPCLQPQYGFPPEEDDEQGESYTPRFSQHVSGHRAQKLLRPNSLKLASDSDAESDSRASSPTSTVSNNSTEGFGGIMSFASSLYRNHSTSFSLSNLTLPTKGAREKSTPFPSLKGHRRALVDQKSSVIKHSPTVKREPPSPQGRASNSSENQQFLKEVVHSVLDGQGVGWLNMKKVRRLLESEQLRVFVLSKLNRTVQSEDEARQDVIPDVEVSRKVYKGMLDLLKCTVLSLEQSFAHAGLGGMASIFGLLEIAQTHYYSKEPDKRKRSPTESISTPVGKDPGLAGRGDPKAMAQLRVPQLGPLAPSAPGKSPKELDTRSLKEENFVASIELWSKHQEVKKQKALEKQRPEVIKPTFDLGETDEKKSQVSADSGVSLTSGSQRTDPDSVIGVSPTVMIRSSSQDSEVSNSSGETLGADSDLSSSAGDGPGGEGSAHLAGSRGTLSDSEIETNSATSAIFGKAHSLKPSVKEKLVGSPVRSSEDVSQRVYLYEGLLGRDKGSMWDQLEDAAMETFSISKERSTLWDQMQFWEDAFLDAVMLEREGMGMDQGPQEMIDRYLSLGEHDRKRLEDDEDRLLATLLHNLISYMLLMKVNKNDIRKKVRRLMGKSHIGLVYSQQINEVLDQLANLNGRDLSVRSSGSRHMKKQTFVVHAGTDTNGDIFFMEVCDDCVVLRSNIGTVYERWWYEKLINMTYCPKTKVLCLWRRNGSETQLNKFYTKKCRELYYCVKDSMERAAARQQSIKPGPELGGEFPVQDMKTGEGGLLQVTLEGINLKFMHNQERKVFIELNHIKKCNTVRGVFVLEEFVPEIKEVVSHKYKTPMAHEICYSVLCLFSYVAAVRSSEEDLRTPPRPVSS from the exons ATGGTGCAAAAGAAGAAGTCCTGTCCTCGGTTACTTGACTACCTGGTGATCGTAGGGGCCAG GCACCCGAGCAGTGACAGTGTGGCCCAGACTCCGGAACTGCTACGGCGGTACCCGCTAGAGGACCACGCGGAGTTTCCCCTGCCCCCAGATGTCGTGTTCTTCTGCCAGCCGGAGGGCTGCCTGAGCGTGCGGCAGCGGCGCATGACCCTGCGGGATGACACCTCTTTTGTCTTCACCCTCACGGACAAGGACACTGGCGTCACCCGATACGGCATCTGCGTCAACTTCTACCGCTCCTTCCAAAAGCGCGTGCCTAAGGAAAAGGGGGAGGCCGGGCCAGGGTCCAGGGGGAAGGAAGGGCCCCGAGCCCCCTGCGTCTCAGAGGAGGTGGGTCCCAAGACCTCGGAGAGCGGCCCATCCCTGCAGCCGCCCAGTGCCGACTCCACCCCGGACGTGAGCCAGTCTCCGCGGGCCAGACGTCGGGCCAAGGCGGGGAGCCGGTCTCGCAACAGCACGCTGACATCCCTGTGCGTGCTCAGCCACTACCCCTTCTTCTCCACCTTCCGCGAGTGTCTGTACACCCTCAAGCGTCTGGTGGACTGCTGCAGCGAGCGCCTGCTGGGCAAGAAACTGGGCCTCCCTCGAGGCATACAGAG GGACACCGTGTGGCGCATCTTTACTGGATCGTTGTTAGTGGAGGAGAAGTCAAGCGCCCTGCTGCATGACCTCCGGGAGATTGAGGCCTGGATCTACCGGTTGCTGCGCTCCCCAGTACCTGTCTCGGGGCAGAAGCGAGTGGACATTGAGGTCCTGCCCCAGGAACTCCAGCAGGCTCTGACCTTTGCTCTCCCAGACCCCTCTCGATTCACCCTAGTGGACTTCCCGCTGCACCTCCCCCTGGAGCTTCTGGGTGTGGACGCCTGTCTACAGGTGCTCACCTGCATCCTGTTAGAGCACAAG GTTGTGCTCCAGTCCCGAGACTACAATGCACTCTCCATGTCCGTGATGGCCTTTGTGGCGATGATCTACCCCTTGGAGTATATGTTTCCTGTTATCCCGCTGCTGCCCACCTGCATGGCGTCGGCAGAACAG CTGCTCTTGGCTCCAACACCATACATCATCGGGGTCCCTGCCAGCTTCTTCCTCTACAAACTGGACTTCAAAATGCCTGATGACGTGTGGCTAGTAGATCTGGACAGCAATAGG GTGCTTGCCCCCACTAATGCGGAAGTGCTGCCTATCCTGCCGGAGCCGGAATCGTTAGAGTTGAAGAAGCATTTGAAGCAG GCCCTCGCCAGCATGAGTCTCAACACCCAACCCATCCTCAATCTGGAGAAATTCCACGAGGGCCAGGAGATCCCCCTTCTCCTGGGAAGGCCTTCTAATGACCTGCAGTCCACACCTTCCACCGAGTTCAACCCGCTCATCTACGGCAATGATGTGGATTCGGTGGATGTTGCAACCAG AGTGGCCATGGTCCGTTTCTTCAACTCCCCCAACGTGCTGCAGGGCTTTCAGATGCACACACGTACCCTACGTCTCTTCCCCCGGCCCGTGGTGGCTTTCCAAGCCGGCTCCTTTCTAGCCTCACGCCCCCGGCAGACTCCTTTCGCCGAGAAACTGGCCAGGACTCAGGCCGTGGAATACTTTGGAGAATGGATCCTGAACCCCACCAACTACGCCTTCCAGCGGATTCACAACA ACATGTTCGATCCAGCTCTGATTGGCGACAAGCCCAAGTGGTATGCCCACCAGCTGCAGCCCATTCACTATCGAGTGTATGACAGCGGTTCCCAGCTGGCCGAGGCGCTGAGCCTGCCGCCCGAGCGAGACTCGGACTCGGACCCAACCGACGACAG CGGGAGTGACAGCATGGATTATGACGATTCAAGCTCTTCTTACTCTTCCCTTGGTGACTTTGTCAGCGAGATGATGAAATGCGATATCAACGGTGATACTCCTA ACGTGGACCCTCTGACACACGCAGCACTGGGAGATGCCAGCGAGGTGGCGATTGATGAGCTGCAGAAccagaaggaggcagaggaacCCGGCCTGGATGGCGAGAACTCCCAGGAAAACCCGCCCCTGCGCTCCAGCTCCAGCACCACCGCGAGCAGTAGCCCCAGCACCATCATCCACGGTGCCAGCTCT GAACCTGTCGACTCAGCGGAGACGGACGATAAGGCGGCAGGAGGCGTCCCCAAGTCCCTCCCCACCGTGCCTCCCAGCATGGGCAAGTGCAGCGTGGACAGACATCAGACAGAAACCGGAGAGGGGTCAGTGCGCCGGCAAACCTCTGACAGTCCGTGCCTCCAGCCCCAGTATGGCTTTCCCCCTGAGGAAGACGATGAGCAGGGCGAAAGTTACACCCCCCGATTCAGCCAGCATGTCAGTGGCCATCG GGCTCAAAAGCTGCTGCGGCCCAACAGCTTGAAACTGGCAAGTGACTCAGACGCAGAGTCGGACTCTCGAGCGAGCTCGCCCACCTCCACTGTCTCCAACAACAGCACGGAGGGCTTCGGGGGCATCATGTCTTTCGCCA GCAGCCTGTATCGGAACCACAGCACCAGCTTCAGCCTTTCGAACCTCACGCTGCCCACCAAAGGAGCCCGAGAGAAGAGCACGCCCTTCCCCAGTCTGAAAG GGCACAGGCGGGCCTTGGTGGACCAGAAGTCGTCCGTCATTAAACACAGCCCGACCGTGAAGAGAGAGCCCCCATCACCCCAGGGCCGAGCCAGCAACTCTAG TGAGAACCAGCAGTTCCTGAAGGAGGTGGTGCACAGCGTGCTGGACGGCCAGGGCGTCGGCTGGCTCAACATGAAGAAGGTGCGGCGGCTGCTGGAGAGCGAGCAGCTGCGCGTCTTCGTCCTGAGCAAGCTGAACCGCACGGTGCAGTCCGAGGATGAGGCCCGGCAGGACGTCATCCCCGACGTG GAGGTCAGCCGGAAGGTGTACAAGGGCATGTTGGATCTGCTCAAGTGCACGGTCCTCAGTCTGGAGCAGTCCTTCGCCCACGCCGGCCTGGGTGGCATGGCCAGCATCTTCGGGCTTCTGGAGATCGCCCAGACCCACTACTACAGTAAAG AACCAGACAAGCGGAAGAGAAGTCCCACGGAGAGCATCAGTACACCAGTCGGCAAGGATCCTGGCCTGGCTGGGCGGGGGGACCCAAAGGCCATGGCACAGCTGAGGGTCCCCCAGCTGGGACCTCTGGCACCAAGTGCCCCAGGAAAGAGTCCCAAGGAACTGGACACCAGAAGTCTAAAGGAAGAGAACTTTGTGGCATCTATCG AATTGTGGAGCAAGCACCaggaagtgaaaaagcaaaaagctTTGGAAAAACAGA GGCCTGAAGTAATCAAACCCACCTTTGACCTTGGTGAGACCGACGAGAAAAAGTCCCAGGTCAGCGCAGACAGTGGTGTGAGCCTGACATCTGGTTCCCAG AGGACCGATCCAGACTCTGTCATCGGTGTGAGTCCCACTGTGATGATCCGAAGCTCAAGTCAGGACTCTGAA GTGAGCAACAGCTCCGGAGAGACCCTGGGAGCAGACAGCGACCTCAGCAGCAGTGCGGGCGATGGCCCAGGCGGCGAGGGCAGCGCCCACTTGGCAGGCTCTCGGGGCACCTTGTCTGACAGCGAGATCGAGACCAACTCTGCCACCAGTGCCATCTTT GGTAAAGCCCATAGCTTGAAGCCAAGTGTGAAGGAGAAGCTGGTGGGCAGCCCAGTTCGCTCTTCTGAAGACGTCAGCCAGCGAGTCTACCTCTACGAGGGACTCCTAG GAAGGGACAAAGGATCGATGTGGGACCAGTTAGAGGACGCTGCTATGGAGACCTTTTCTATAA GCAAAGAGCGTTCTACTTTATGGGACCAAATGCAGTTCTGGGAAGACGCGTTCCTAGATGCCGTGATGTTGGAGAGAGAAGGAATGGGCATGGACCAGGGTCCCCAGGAAATGATAGACAG GTACCTGTCCCTGGGAGAACACGACCGGAAGCGCCTGGAGGACGATGAAGACCGTCTGCTGGCCACACTCTTGCACAACCTCATCTCGTACATGCTGCTGATGAAG GTAAATAAGAATGACATCCGGAAGAAGGTGAGGCGCCTGATGGGAAAGTCCCATATTGGGCTTGTGTACAGTCAGCAAATCAATGAAGTCCTTGACCAGCTGGCTAACCTG AATGGACGAGATCTCTCCGTCCGGTCCAGTGGCAGCCGGCACATGAAGAAGCAGACATTCGTGGTACATGCAGGGACAGACACGAATGGAGATATCTTTTTCATGGAG GTGTGTGACGACTGCGTGGTGCTGCGCAGTAACATCGGGACGGTGTACGAGCGCTGGTGGTACGAGAAACTCATCAACATGACCTACTGCCCCAAGACCAAGGTGCTGTGTTTGTGGCGCAGAAATGGCTCCGAGACCCAGCTCAACAAGTTCTACACTAAGAAG TGTCGGGAGCTGTACTACTGCGTGAAGGACAGCATGGAGCGCGCCGCCGCCCGCCAGCAGAGCATCAAGCCGG GGCCGGAACTGGGTGGCGAGTTCCCCGTGCAGGACATGAAGACTGGCGAGGGGGGCTTGCTGCAGGTCACCCTCGAAGGGATCAACCTCAAGTTCATGCACAACCAG GAGCGGAAG GTTTTCATAGAGCTGAATCACATTAAAAAGTGCAATACAGTCCGAGGCGTCTTTGTCCTGGAGGAATTTG